One window of the Conexibacter sp. SYSU D00693 genome contains the following:
- a CDS encoding bifunctional 2-polyprenyl-6-hydroxyphenol methylase/3-demethylubiquinol 3-O-methyltransferase UbiG — protein MAEAEQLYLQRDQPEGVPPLALTGERTLPDVPEENYWFRRHLVVYDWIAGRVGGQKVVDMACGEGYGSDVLARTASEVVGVDANPEAHEHARLRYSRDGLRFARDLVETFDERCDAVVFLQTIEHVQNPDEVLERFKALVAGSDGGAVYVSTPNVLTLAPEGAEKSGNPWHVKEYRPEEFRALCEAHFSSVELLGLFHARKLAWHQFAIERLGWDTVHAKLGLTKRFYDWFTPAIATSDFTLTADRPLEGALDVLAVCRP, from the coding sequence ATGGCCGAGGCCGAGCAGCTCTACCTGCAGCGCGACCAGCCCGAGGGCGTGCCCCCGCTCGCCCTCACCGGCGAGCGCACGCTGCCCGACGTGCCGGAGGAGAACTACTGGTTCCGCCGGCACCTCGTGGTCTACGACTGGATCGCCGGGCGGGTCGGTGGCCAGAAGGTCGTCGACATGGCCTGCGGCGAGGGCTACGGCTCCGACGTGCTGGCGCGCACGGCCTCCGAGGTCGTCGGCGTCGACGCCAACCCGGAGGCCCACGAGCACGCGCGGCTGCGCTACTCGCGCGACGGCCTGCGCTTCGCCCGCGACCTCGTCGAGACCTTCGACGAGCGCTGCGACGCGGTCGTGTTCCTCCAGACGATCGAGCACGTCCAGAACCCCGACGAGGTCCTCGAGCGGTTCAAGGCCCTGGTGGCCGGCAGCGACGGCGGTGCCGTGTACGTCTCGACGCCCAACGTGCTGACGCTCGCGCCGGAGGGCGCGGAGAAGTCGGGCAACCCGTGGCACGTCAAGGAGTACCGCCCGGAGGAGTTCCGGGCGCTGTGCGAGGCGCACTTCTCCTCGGTCGAGCTCCTCGGGCTGTTCCACGCGCGCAAGCTCGCCTGGCACCAGTTCGCCATCGAGCGGCTGGGCTGGGACACCGTCCACGCGAAGCTCGGACTCACGAAGCGCTTCTACGACTGGTTCACCCCGGCGATCGCCACGTCGGACTTCACGCTCACGGCCGACCGCCCGCTCGAGGGCGCGCTCGACGTCCTCGCCGTCTGTCGCCCGTGA
- a CDS encoding NAD(P)-dependent oxidoreductase, with protein sequence MSAMRVAVLGTGIMGAPMARNLLRAGHEVVVWNRTAEKARALEPDGATVADDPVGALHGVDAVMTMLTDGAAVEAVADATGPGLAGKLWWQASTVGMEATQALAELAAQRGATFVDAPVLGTKAPAEQGSLVVLASGADEALDRAQPLFDACGSRTMRLGGAGTGTRLKLVANHWVALVVNGLAETLALAEGLGLDGHTFLEAIDGGPLDLGYAHLKGPGMLDRDLPVAFPLRHALKDVDLLLRAAHLHDVDLGLAPAMRERFSRAVDQGLGDADLAAVFEVSRPSSR encoded by the coding sequence TTGAGCGCGATGCGCGTCGCCGTCCTGGGCACGGGGATCATGGGTGCGCCCATGGCCCGCAACCTCCTGCGGGCCGGGCACGAGGTCGTGGTGTGGAACCGGACGGCCGAGAAGGCCCGCGCCCTCGAGCCCGACGGCGCGACGGTGGCCGACGACCCGGTGGGCGCGCTGCACGGCGTCGACGCCGTGATGACCATGCTCACCGACGGCGCCGCGGTCGAGGCGGTGGCCGACGCGACGGGCCCCGGGCTCGCGGGCAAGCTCTGGTGGCAGGCGTCGACCGTCGGCATGGAGGCCACCCAGGCGCTGGCCGAGCTGGCGGCGCAGCGCGGTGCGACGTTCGTCGACGCGCCGGTGCTCGGGACGAAGGCGCCGGCCGAGCAGGGCTCGCTCGTCGTCCTCGCCTCGGGCGCGGACGAGGCGCTGGACCGCGCGCAGCCGCTGTTCGACGCGTGCGGGTCCAGGACGATGCGCCTCGGCGGCGCGGGCACCGGCACGCGGCTCAAGCTCGTCGCCAACCACTGGGTCGCCCTCGTGGTCAACGGGCTCGCCGAGACGCTCGCGCTGGCCGAGGGCCTGGGGCTCGACGGCCACACCTTCCTCGAGGCGATCGACGGCGGCCCGCTCGACCTCGGCTACGCGCACCTCAAGGGCCCGGGGATGCTCGACCGCGACCTCCCGGTCGCCTTCCCGCTGCGCCACGCCCTCAAGGACGTCGACCTCCTGCTGCGCGCCGCGCACCTGCACGACGTCGACCTCGGCCTCGCCCCGGCGATGCGCGAGCGCTTCTCGCGCGCCGTGGACCAGGGCCTCGGCGACGCCGACCTCGCGGCGGTCTTCGAGGTCAGCCGGCCTTCGTCGCGCTGA
- a CDS encoding HAD-IA family hydrolase: protein MPNVQAVAFDLNGTLLDPAALAEPWNGGAPEGFGRRALADALGLAWVDTLHGGFRPLPDLLQGALARQAELAGLDPAKVPEAMERAKALPPFADAAPALQHVRDAGLRVVVVTNSAAVAARSALDAADLLFLVDEVAGVDAVRAYKPSPKAYTIGPEPETSWFVAAHWWDVTGARRAGYRTAWVERGDGPLMPTVPEPDVRAATVLEAVREIV, encoded by the coding sequence ATGCCGAACGTCCAGGCCGTGGCCTTCGACCTGAACGGCACGCTGCTCGACCCGGCGGCGCTGGCCGAGCCCTGGAACGGCGGCGCCCCCGAGGGCTTCGGCCGCCGGGCGCTCGCCGACGCGCTGGGCCTCGCGTGGGTCGACACGCTCCACGGAGGCTTCCGGCCGCTGCCCGACCTGCTGCAGGGCGCGCTGGCGCGCCAGGCCGAGCTCGCGGGGCTCGACCCGGCGAAGGTCCCCGAGGCGATGGAGCGCGCGAAGGCGCTGCCGCCGTTCGCGGACGCCGCACCGGCGCTGCAGCACGTGCGCGACGCGGGCCTGCGCGTCGTCGTCGTGACGAACTCGGCGGCCGTCGCGGCCCGCAGCGCACTCGACGCGGCCGACCTGCTCTTCCTCGTCGACGAGGTCGCGGGCGTCGACGCGGTGCGCGCCTACAAGCCGTCGCCCAAGGCGTACACGATCGGGCCCGAGCCCGAGACCAGCTGGTTCGTCGCCGCCCACTGGTGGGACGTCACGGGCGCCCGGCGCGCCGGCTACCGGACGGCGTGGGTGGAGCGCGGCGACGGGCCGCTCATGCCGACGGTCCCCGAGCCCGACGTGCGGGCCGCGACCGTCCTGGAGGCCGTGCGGGAGATCGTGTAG
- a CDS encoding class I SAM-dependent methyltransferase — translation MTAPATAEEIRDVNTRYHDGAAASYDAKWGIDWGQIGRTQVLGKVRKALGGQLGHFPRSLEIGAGTGYFSLHLLQAGIVGQATATDISPGMVSVLEGNAARLGLDVETAVCDAERLPFPDESFDLVLGHAVLHHLPHLDQAFSEFLRVLRPGGRVVFAGEPSRVGDRIADVPKRAAARVAPVWRAAMRAEPAEEGHSDGGAENHQLESQVDVHAFVPDDLARWPREAGFADVKVRGEELLANWFGWANRALESTADPETVPFAWKLYAYRGYIGLQHVDRLLLEPRLPPAIFYNLMVSATKAG, via the coding sequence ATGACGGCCCCGGCCACGGCGGAGGAGATCCGCGACGTCAACACCCGCTACCACGACGGCGCGGCAGCGAGCTACGACGCCAAGTGGGGCATCGACTGGGGCCAGATCGGGCGCACGCAGGTGCTCGGCAAGGTGCGCAAGGCGCTCGGCGGCCAGCTCGGCCACTTCCCGCGCTCGCTCGAGATCGGTGCCGGGACCGGCTACTTCTCGCTGCACCTCCTGCAGGCCGGCATCGTCGGCCAGGCCACGGCGACCGACATCTCGCCGGGCATGGTCAGCGTCCTCGAGGGCAACGCGGCGCGGCTGGGCCTCGACGTCGAGACCGCGGTGTGCGACGCGGAGCGCCTGCCCTTCCCCGACGAGAGCTTCGACCTCGTGCTCGGCCACGCCGTCCTGCACCACCTCCCCCACCTCGACCAGGCCTTCAGCGAGTTCCTCCGGGTCCTGCGTCCCGGCGGGCGGGTCGTGTTCGCGGGCGAGCCCTCGCGCGTGGGTGACCGCATCGCCGACGTCCCCAAGCGCGCCGCCGCCCGCGTCGCGCCGGTGTGGCGCGCCGCGATGCGCGCCGAGCCCGCCGAGGAGGGCCACAGCGACGGCGGCGCCGAGAACCACCAGCTCGAGTCGCAGGTCGACGTCCACGCCTTCGTCCCCGACGACCTCGCGCGCTGGCCGCGCGAGGCGGGCTTCGCCGACGTCAAGGTGCGCGGCGAGGAGCTGCTGGCCAACTGGTTCGGCTGGGCCAACCGCGCGCTCGAGTCGACCGCCGACCCCGAGACCGTCCCCTTCGCCTGGAAGCTGTACGCGTACCGCGGCTACATCGGCCTGCAGCACGTCGACCGGCTGCTGCTCGAGCCGCGCCTCCCGCCGGCCATCTTCTACAACCTGATGGTCAGCGCGACGAAGGCCGGCTGA
- a CDS encoding 1,4-alpha-glucan branching protein domain-containing protein — translation MSGRAEGRLAVVLHSHMPYVEGFGTWPFGEEWLFEAAATSYLPLLDLLDAGAPVTLSVTPVLGDQLAAPGVHERLLAFLRELRVTTHELDAAGCRETGREDLAVEVERAAGDYRWAAARLEELGDGGLGAALHRHAAWTSGATHAVLPLVATDAGVRLQLRTGIAAHRARVEAAGGPAWAGGLWLPECAHAPWLDALLEQAGVHATCVDLTDVFGLGAEEHLRPVRTQDGPLLVPIDRLVLELPWSDGGYPAGAAYRDSHNRTVHHHKPWANDGAVYDPDRALEQARADARDFVARVRERVRAGGLSVCALDTELLGDWWYEGVHWLRFVLEEAACTGLEVVRLDDALADPALETAGPDAAPARPTTWGQPRDLSTWSGPQVADLAFDLRDAELRVLAAGADADERAVRELLALQSSDWAFQVTRDTAGPYPRERAAGHRRALDAALAAPGGCDPRVRGLAPWVEPGWLLEP, via the coding sequence GTGAGCGGGCGCGCCGAGGGGCGCCTCGCGGTCGTCCTGCACTCCCACATGCCCTACGTCGAGGGCTTCGGGACGTGGCCCTTCGGCGAGGAGTGGCTCTTCGAGGCCGCTGCGACGAGCTACCTCCCGCTGCTCGACCTCCTCGACGCCGGCGCGCCCGTGACGCTGTCGGTCACGCCGGTGCTCGGCGACCAGCTCGCGGCCCCCGGCGTCCACGAGCGGCTGCTGGCCTTCCTGCGCGAGCTGCGGGTGACGACGCACGAGCTCGACGCCGCCGGCTGTCGCGAGACGGGCCGCGAGGACCTCGCGGTCGAGGTCGAGCGGGCGGCGGGCGACTACCGCTGGGCCGCCGCGCGCCTGGAGGAGCTGGGCGACGGCGGGCTCGGCGCGGCCCTGCACCGCCACGCGGCCTGGACGAGCGGCGCGACGCACGCGGTCCTGCCGCTCGTGGCGACCGACGCCGGCGTGCGGCTGCAGCTGCGCACGGGGATCGCGGCGCACCGCGCGCGGGTCGAGGCGGCGGGCGGTCCGGCCTGGGCGGGCGGCCTCTGGCTGCCCGAGTGCGCCCACGCGCCGTGGCTCGACGCCCTGCTCGAGCAGGCCGGCGTCCACGCCACCTGCGTCGACCTCACCGACGTCTTCGGGCTGGGCGCCGAGGAGCACCTGCGCCCGGTCCGCACGCAGGACGGTCCGCTGCTCGTCCCGATCGACCGGCTCGTCCTCGAGCTGCCGTGGAGCGACGGCGGCTACCCGGCGGGCGCCGCGTACCGCGACAGCCACAACCGCACGGTCCACCACCACAAGCCATGGGCCAACGACGGCGCGGTCTACGACCCCGACCGCGCGCTCGAGCAGGCCCGCGCCGACGCCCGGGACTTCGTCGCGCGCGTGCGCGAGCGCGTGCGCGCGGGAGGCCTCTCCGTCTGCGCCCTGGACACCGAGCTCCTGGGCGACTGGTGGTACGAGGGCGTGCACTGGCTGCGCTTCGTCCTCGAGGAGGCGGCGTGCACCGGCCTGGAGGTCGTCCGCCTCGACGACGCCCTCGCCGACCCGGCCCTCGAGACCGCCGGCCCCGACGCCGCCCCGGCGCGACCCACCACGTGGGGCCAGCCCCGGGACCTCTCGACCTGGAGCGGCCCGCAGGTCGCCGACCTCGCCTTCGACCTGCGCGACGCCGAGCTGCGCGTCCTCGCCGCCGGTGCGGACGCCGACGAGCGCGCGGTGCGGGAGCTCCTGGCGCTGCAGTCCAGCGACTGGGCCTTCCAGGTCACGCGCGACACCGCCGGCCCGTACCCGCGCGAGCGAGCCGCTGGACACCGGCGCGCGCTGGACGCGGCGCTGGCGGCGCCGGGTGGCTGCGACCCGCGCGTGCGGGGGCTGGCGCCGTGGGTCGAGCCGGGGTGGTTGCTGGAGCCGTAG
- a CDS encoding type IV toxin-antitoxin system AbiEi family antitoxin domain-containing protein, with the protein MICLVHVVDARGIAPLLDRQFGLVTRRQLLGLGWGRGAIAHALRTGWLHRVHDGVFSVDARLSPHARWLAATLATGGVLSHVSAAALHGLIRDRTIDVEISKTSSLKPRQGIVVHRPRDLPPGDVMSRSGIRTTTPTRTIVDLAETLDQWRVLDVAHEALHRKVLDVDRLRRQPLQGRKGAASLTALLQRLADREHSALESALKTLCEHAGLPAPTPQYALSDRHHADLAWPDRQLLVEADSWTFHGNQRQWQRDHDRDLTAATKGWRTIRITHAQVHDQPANVIAAPRAALAAP; encoded by the coding sequence GTGATCTGCCTCGTGCATGTAGTGGATGCAAGAGGGATCGCACCTCTGCTGGATCGCCAGTTCGGGCTGGTCACGCGCCGACAGCTGCTCGGGCTCGGGTGGGGTCGCGGAGCGATCGCCCACGCGCTGCGCACCGGCTGGCTGCACCGCGTGCACGACGGGGTGTTCTCCGTCGATGCTCGTCTGAGCCCGCACGCGCGCTGGCTGGCGGCGACGCTCGCCACCGGCGGGGTCCTCAGCCACGTCTCGGCCGCCGCCCTGCACGGCCTCATCAGGGACCGCACGATCGACGTCGAGATCTCCAAGACCTCATCGCTCAAGCCGCGACAGGGCATCGTGGTCCACCGCCCGCGCGACCTCCCGCCCGGGGACGTCATGTCCAGATCGGGGATCCGCACCACCACCCCGACCCGCACGATCGTCGACCTCGCCGAGACCCTCGACCAGTGGCGGGTCCTGGACGTCGCCCACGAGGCCCTGCACCGCAAGGTCCTCGACGTCGACCGCCTGCGCCGCCAGCCCCTCCAAGGACGCAAGGGCGCGGCCTCCCTCACTGCCCTGCTGCAGCGCCTCGCCGACCGCGAGCACTCCGCGCTGGAGTCCGCCCTCAAGACCCTCTGCGAGCACGCCGGGCTCCCGGCCCCCACGCCGCAGTACGCCCTGAGCGACCGCCACCACGCCGACCTCGCCTGGCCCGACCGCCAGCTCCTGGTCGAGGCCGACAGCTGGACCTTCCACGGCAACCAGCGCCAGTGGCAGCGCGACCACGACCGCGACCTCACCGCCGCCACCAAGGGCTGGCGCACGATCCGCATCACCCACGCGCAGGTCCACGACCAGCCCGCCAACGTCATCGCCGCGCCTCGCGCGGCGCTGGCCGCCCCCTAG
- a CDS encoding AarF/ABC1/UbiB kinase family protein: MSPRLPTGRIRRTAAVGGALGAGGAAVAKARLRGDDEAEAHLEAAERMVKTLGTLRGAAMKIAQLASFVDVDLLPDEYRAIYQDQLAALRDSAPPMEWSRVKEVLEEAWGEAPERVLEDLEHDARAAASIGQVHRGVLPDGRAVAVKVQYPDVARALAADMQNAGLLMRMAKALAPGLDAKSAAAELKERVLEELDYELEAQKQRQFARAYRGHPFVVVPDVHTSLSAERVLVTEWVEDGIGFEEIRTTWSQEDKDRFGEVVFRFHLGSLHHIRHFNADAHPGNYLALGDGRVAFLDFGMTKHLDQAQIDLEVLAIRAALDDDPEGLRKALDDIGYLRKAERLDAELLMAHTRAVGGWYLEDTEVTIDARRVMKAIAAISDPRSKYAAIRRSQNLPADELMGQRMLLGVLGVLGRLEATRNWCAIGREWWFGEEPATELGVAERAFFAGR; the protein is encoded by the coding sequence ATGAGCCCGCGACTGCCCACGGGACGGATCCGGCGGACCGCCGCGGTGGGCGGCGCGCTCGGCGCCGGCGGTGCCGCGGTCGCCAAGGCGCGACTGCGCGGCGACGACGAGGCCGAGGCCCACCTCGAGGCCGCCGAGCGGATGGTCAAGACGCTCGGGACGCTGCGCGGCGCGGCGATGAAGATCGCCCAGCTCGCGTCCTTCGTCGACGTCGACCTCCTGCCCGACGAGTACCGGGCCATCTACCAGGACCAGCTCGCGGCCCTGCGCGACAGCGCGCCGCCGATGGAGTGGTCCCGGGTGAAGGAGGTCCTCGAGGAGGCGTGGGGCGAGGCGCCCGAGCGCGTGCTGGAGGACCTCGAGCACGACGCGCGGGCCGCCGCCTCGATCGGCCAGGTCCACCGCGGCGTGCTGCCCGACGGCCGCGCCGTCGCGGTCAAGGTCCAGTACCCGGACGTCGCGCGGGCGCTGGCGGCCGACATGCAGAACGCCGGCCTGCTCATGCGCATGGCCAAGGCGCTGGCCCCGGGGCTCGACGCGAAGTCCGCCGCCGCGGAGCTCAAGGAGCGCGTGCTCGAGGAGCTCGACTACGAGCTCGAGGCCCAGAAGCAGCGCCAGTTCGCCCGCGCGTACCGCGGCCACCCGTTCGTCGTGGTCCCGGACGTCCACACCTCCCTGTCGGCCGAGCGCGTGCTGGTCACCGAGTGGGTCGAGGACGGGATCGGCTTCGAGGAGATCCGCACGACCTGGAGCCAGGAGGACAAGGACCGCTTCGGCGAGGTCGTCTTCCGCTTCCACCTGGGCTCGCTGCACCACATCCGCCACTTCAACGCCGACGCGCACCCGGGCAACTACCTCGCGCTGGGCGACGGCCGGGTCGCGTTCCTGGACTTCGGGATGACCAAGCACCTCGACCAGGCCCAGATCGACCTCGAGGTCCTCGCCATCCGCGCCGCCCTCGACGACGACCCCGAGGGCCTGCGCAAGGCGCTGGACGACATCGGCTACCTGCGCAAGGCCGAGCGCCTCGACGCCGAACTCCTCATGGCCCACACGCGCGCCGTGGGCGGCTGGTACCTGGAGGACACCGAGGTCACGATCGACGCCCGTCGCGTCATGAAGGCGATCGCCGCGATCTCCGACCCGCGCTCGAAGTACGCCGCGATCCGCCGCTCCCAGAACCTCCCCGCCGACGAGCTCATGGGCCAGCGCATGCTCCTCGGGGTCCTGGGCGTCCTCGGCCGGCTCGAGGCGACGCGCAACTGGTGCGCGATCGGGCGCGAGTGGTGGTTCGGCGAGGAGCCGGCCACCGAGCTCGGCGTGGCCGAGCGGGCGTTCTTCGCGGGGCGCTAG
- a CDS encoding EAL domain-containing protein → MLADHPVGIPLLRTFLAAAPVPAYMLDARGTVLGANRAFCALVGAAPDGVEGARREDVTALLEPLVEDVGQLRATANRLRCVPGGAFEDVLRLRDGRVLQRMVRPLALADDARGWAVAFHDVTALSRAADAAEDHTARLRAAEQLAGLGSWEWEPDTDVAWWSDELHRIAGVDPGTFVPCRGSAVEALHPEDRPIFEAALERSTATGAPVDCEVRVPREDGERIVHIRAVTDTTPDGRVARLRGTVHDRTEERRKDTVLRHTRQRLEAAFDGSPIGAALLDMAGRVTRANAAFAALAGEPQDALTGKDVGRLVHPDDLRRAQANLERLVAGELDHLRDELRLRAPDAQGGERWVAIASSILRDACGAPREILLHTNDATERRRSLASLEHRVSTDALTGLRTAGAFAGDVAAALQDGATGAVLVLDLDRFKAVNDAFGTAAADDLLTGAAARLCRAAHEIAPDGPVVVARSGGDDFAVFLPGVATPVAAHDAGEALRRAVAEPVDLGGTEVTLGATAGAVLALEADATVEDLLREARAALTSAKDAGRGVTVVFDDAARAALADDAALERDLRRAIAGGGLSLAFQPVVQTDDGSVAGLEALARWHHPQRGDVSPGRFIPLAERSALIVPLGWWVLERVVERVAAWRAEHGAIPVVGVNVAPQQLAQRDFCSRLRALLDHHGVPPTSILLEITEREAFDHAGGMLREIEDAGIPLTIDDFGTGFSSFGSLHALPVSCLKLDRSFVRGLPEDPQAVAIVDAMVRMSRALGVVLVVEGVETTSQLEVVRALGASLVQGFLFARPLPEAQVDDVLAHGLPEARERAVPVRGATITLGEAAVRLGVSDNTARRWADQGRLPAVRTAGGHRRFRASDVAQLADGGAPGAQLRAPRPPESALPALAAALVERRDRLVELAVRSAFEHGQGAGWYVTDAGSRALQTWVEQVAVAAGAGDFALVREATRQHRRIARFAGTRLVETATVLEALCQVMRPVLLDVAGGEAEAAGLARLAALVRRGVLEDDER, encoded by the coding sequence GTGCTCGCCGACCACCCAGTCGGCATCCCGCTCCTGCGCACCTTCCTCGCGGCCGCCCCCGTGCCGGCGTACATGCTCGACGCGCGCGGCACCGTGCTCGGCGCCAACCGGGCGTTCTGCGCGCTCGTGGGCGCCGCGCCGGACGGCGTCGAGGGCGCCCGGCGCGAGGACGTCACCGCCCTGCTCGAACCGCTGGTGGAGGACGTCGGGCAGCTGCGCGCCACGGCCAACCGCCTGCGCTGCGTGCCCGGCGGCGCCTTCGAGGACGTCCTGCGCCTGCGCGACGGCCGCGTCCTGCAGCGCATGGTGCGCCCGCTCGCGCTCGCCGACGACGCCCGCGGATGGGCCGTGGCCTTCCACGACGTCACGGCGCTCTCCCGCGCAGCCGACGCCGCCGAGGACCACACCGCGCGCCTGCGCGCCGCCGAGCAGCTCGCCGGCCTGGGCAGCTGGGAGTGGGAGCCCGACACCGACGTCGCCTGGTGGTCGGACGAGCTGCACCGCATCGCCGGGGTCGACCCCGGGACCTTCGTCCCCTGCCGGGGCTCGGCCGTCGAGGCGCTGCACCCCGAGGACCGCCCGATCTTCGAGGCCGCCCTGGAGCGCTCCACCGCCACGGGGGCGCCGGTCGACTGCGAGGTCCGCGTGCCACGCGAGGACGGCGAGCGGATCGTCCACATCCGCGCCGTCACCGACACGACGCCCGACGGTCGCGTCGCGCGCCTGCGCGGCACCGTCCACGACCGGACGGAGGAGCGGCGCAAGGACACCGTCCTGCGCCACACCCGCCAGCGCCTGGAGGCGGCGTTCGACGGCTCGCCGATCGGCGCGGCGCTGCTGGACATGGCCGGGCGCGTGACCCGCGCCAACGCCGCGTTCGCCGCCCTCGCCGGCGAGCCGCAGGACGCGCTGACCGGCAAGGACGTCGGGCGCCTCGTCCACCCGGACGACCTGCGGCGCGCACAGGCCAACCTCGAGCGCCTGGTCGCCGGCGAGCTCGACCACCTCCGCGACGAGCTGCGCCTGCGCGCGCCCGACGCGCAGGGCGGCGAGCGGTGGGTCGCCATCGCCAGCTCGATCCTGCGAGACGCCTGCGGCGCGCCGCGCGAGATCCTGCTGCACACGAACGACGCGACGGAGCGCCGGCGCTCGCTGGCCTCGCTCGAGCACCGGGTGAGCACCGACGCGCTCACTGGCCTGCGCACCGCCGGCGCGTTCGCCGGCGACGTCGCCGCCGCCCTGCAGGACGGCGCGACCGGCGCGGTCCTCGTGCTCGACCTCGACCGCTTCAAGGCCGTCAACGACGCCTTCGGCACCGCCGCGGCGGACGACCTGCTGACCGGCGCCGCCGCCCGCCTGTGCCGCGCCGCCCACGAGATCGCGCCCGACGGGCCCGTCGTGGTGGCGCGCAGCGGCGGTGACGACTTCGCCGTCTTCCTCCCGGGCGTCGCGACGCCGGTCGCCGCGCACGACGCCGGCGAGGCGCTGCGGCGGGCCGTGGCCGAGCCGGTCGACCTCGGCGGCACCGAGGTCACGCTCGGGGCGACCGCCGGCGCCGTGCTCGCCCTGGAGGCCGACGCGACCGTCGAGGACCTCCTGCGCGAGGCGCGCGCCGCCCTCACCTCCGCCAAGGACGCGGGCCGCGGCGTCACCGTCGTCTTCGACGACGCCGCCCGCGCCGCCCTGGCCGACGACGCCGCCCTCGAGCGCGACCTGCGCCGCGCCATCGCCGGCGGCGGGCTGTCGCTCGCCTTCCAGCCCGTGGTGCAGACCGACGACGGCTCGGTGGCGGGGCTCGAGGCGCTGGCCCGCTGGCACCACCCCCAGCGCGGGGACGTCTCGCCCGGGCGCTTCATCCCGCTCGCGGAGCGCAGCGCGCTCATCGTCCCGCTCGGCTGGTGGGTCCTCGAACGCGTGGTCGAGCGCGTCGCCGCGTGGCGGGCCGAGCACGGCGCCATCCCCGTCGTCGGGGTCAACGTCGCCCCTCAGCAGCTCGCCCAGCGCGACTTCTGCTCGCGGCTGCGGGCGCTGCTCGACCACCACGGCGTGCCGCCCACCTCGATCCTGCTCGAGATCACCGAGCGCGAGGCCTTCGACCACGCCGGCGGCATGCTGCGCGAGATCGAGGACGCCGGCATCCCGCTCACCATCGACGACTTCGGCACCGGCTTCTCGTCGTTCGGGAGCCTCCACGCGCTGCCGGTCTCGTGCCTGAAGCTCGACCGCTCGTTCGTCCGCGGCCTGCCGGAGGACCCGCAGGCCGTCGCGATCGTCGACGCGATGGTGCGCATGAGCCGCGCGCTCGGCGTCGTCCTCGTCGTGGAGGGCGTCGAGACGACCTCGCAGCTGGAGGTGGTGCGCGCGCTGGGCGCCAGCCTCGTGCAGGGCTTCCTCTTCGCCCGGCCGCTCCCGGAGGCGCAGGTCGACGACGTCCTCGCCCACGGCCTGCCCGAGGCGCGAGAGCGCGCGGTGCCGGTGCGGGGCGCGACCATCACCCTCGGCGAGGCGGCGGTCCGCCTCGGCGTGTCCGACAACACCGCCCGACGCTGGGCCGACCAGGGCCGGCTGCCCGCGGTCCGCACCGCCGGCGGCCACCGCCGGTTCCGTGCCAGCGACGTGGCGCAGCTGGCCGACGGCGGTGCCCCCGGGGCGCAGCTGCGCGCGCCGCGGCCGCCCGAGTCGGCGCTGCCGGCGCTGGCGGCCGCGCTCGTCGAGCGGCGCGACCGGCTGGTCGAGCTCGCCGTCCGCTCGGCCTTCGAGCACGGCCAAGGCGCCGGCTGGTACGTCACCGACGCCGGCAGCCGGGCGCTGCAGACGTGGGTGGAGCAGGTCGCCGTCGCGGCCGGGGCGGGCGACTTCGCGCTGGTGCGCGAGGCCACCCGCCAGCACCGCCGCATCGCCCGCTTCGCGGGGACGCGGCTGGTCGAGACGGCGACGGTCCTCGAGGCGCTGTGCCAGGTGATGCGCCCGGTGCTCCTCGACGTCGCCGGCGGCGAGGCGGAGGCGGCGGGCCTGGCGCGGCTGGCCGCGCTCGTCCGGCGCGGCGTCCTCGAGGACGACGAGCGCTAG